From one Sphingobacteriaceae bacterium genomic stretch:
- a CDS encoding SAM-dependent methyltransferase produces MGGNPALLQLLDQLLAEKGKIPFAQYMDLAVNHPEHGYYAKARPIIGPGGDFVTAPSFHPVFGRTLWRQVKEMLELIGLGEPVRILEIGAGGGHMARDILLAARKEGRGEALRYLILEQSARLREEQRRLVQEAWPEAPVEWVPSLAAAEPVHVVLMNELMSAFPVHRLVMDGEGNWQELYVTRTPAGLDYTPGPVSDPDAVQVLVDRGIVPAPGQIMDVNLGAPAFLAEITRVLTPKAFVLTIDYGGPAHVVYDPARPRGCTLRCYYRQQPLDSPFFMPGYQDITADLDFDLLIQRGKRLGLAAVGLLPQGPFLVNLGIEDTARKLARRARSGDLAADMELQKVYTLYAPEGIGESFWVLVQCRGFDPVPALQGFAQAEPPALTFMELLNPNRTD; encoded by the coding sequence ATGGGGGGAAACCCGGCGCTGCTGCAACTGCTGGACCAACTGCTGGCGGAAAAGGGCAAGATTCCTTTCGCCCAATACATGGACCTGGCCGTCAACCACCCGGAGCACGGCTACTACGCCAAGGCCCGGCCCATCATCGGGCCCGGGGGCGATTTCGTCACCGCCCCCTCCTTCCACCCCGTCTTCGGCCGCACCTTATGGCGTCAAGTGAAGGAAATGCTGGAACTCATCGGCCTTGGGGAGCCGGTGCGCATCCTGGAAATCGGCGCCGGCGGCGGACACATGGCCCGGGACATCCTCCTGGCCGCCCGGAAGGAAGGCCGGGGGGAGGCCTTGCGTTACCTCATCCTGGAGCAGAGCGCCCGCCTGCGGGAGGAGCAGCGCCGCCTGGTGCAGGAGGCGTGGCCGGAAGCCCCGGTGGAATGGGTGCCCTCCCTGGCGGCGGCGGAGCCCGTCCACGTGGTGCTGATGAACGAGTTGATGAGCGCCTTTCCCGTGCACCGGCTGGTCATGGACGGGGAAGGCAACTGGCAGGAGCTTTACGTCACCCGGACGCCCGCGGGCCTGGACTACACTCCCGGCCCCGTGAGCGACCCCGATGCGGTGCAGGTGCTGGTGGACCGGGGCATCGTGCCGGCGCCCGGCCAGATCATGGACGTAAACCTGGGGGCCCCCGCCTTCCTGGCGGAGATCACCCGGGTGCTGACGCCCAAGGCCTTCGTGCTCACCATCGACTACGGCGGCCCCGCCCATGTGGTCTACGATCCGGCCCGGCCCCGGGGCTGCACCTTGCGCTGCTACTACCGGCAGCAGCCCCTGGACAGCCCCTTCTTCATGCCGGGCTACCAGGACATCACCGCCGACCTGGATTTCGATCTCCTAATTCAAAGGGGAAAGCGGCTGGGCCTGGCTGCCGTGGGCCTGCTGCCCCAAGGGCCCTTTCTCGTCAACCTGGGCATCGAGGATACGGCCAGGAAACTGGCCCGGCGGGCCCGGTCGGGGGACCTGGCGGCGGACATGGAACTGCAGAAGGTCTACACCCTGTACGCTCCCGAGGGCATCGGCGAGTCCTTCTGGGTGCTGGTGCAGTGCCGGGGCTTCGACCCGGTTCCGGCCCTCCAGGGCTTTGCCCAGGCGGAGCCGCCCGCCCTCACGTTCATGGAGCTGCTGAATCCCAACCGCACAGACTAG
- a CDS encoding D-alanyl-D-alanine carboxypeptidase family protein: MALPWSRCLAAVVTAILLIFPGVLAPGPLAALAQEVPPDQADGSDMVPAGPPWTPEFPTGLPTAPGSDRDELAFPAPDAQAFILLEGATGQILAQGNADAPLPMASTTKLLTGLLLAEATEPDDLLWVPFEARGIEGSKLFMEPGERYTARELLIALMVASANDAAVTVAVNLDGGVEAFARRMNAKAAALGMTGSNFANPHGLDDENHYASARDLARLAVAAMANRQVREAAGLTNAVISDPIRQSTRELNSHNLFVVTYPHVVGAKTGFTSRAGFCLVAVAEKDGRQVVGVILGGSRGDRVARDMAAMMDWAFAAFEPVTVVPQGTFFEDPGAGDEGSRGWVAGAPVTAAVPRGSHGAPSISTRVETGARAGQAPAGGDVDAGGDGPAALLVVEGEGGLQVTVPLNPAGGSTAADATGLRTGGGPAVLVNNPQARWSMGIGILLAGLYLFRRRRRRRRRYTWTGGRSRRAGVP, translated from the coding sequence TTGGCGCTGCCGTGGTCCCGCTGCCTGGCGGCCGTGGTTACGGCCATCCTGCTGATTTTCCCCGGCGTTTTGGCGCCGGGGCCCTTGGCGGCCCTGGCCCAGGAAGTACCGCCGGACCAGGCCGACGGCAGCGACATGGTCCCGGCAGGCCCGCCCTGGACCCCGGAGTTTCCCACAGGCCTGCCCACGGCGCCGGGATCGGATCGGGATGAATTGGCCTTCCCCGCCCCCGACGCCCAGGCCTTCATTCTCTTGGAAGGCGCCACGGGCCAGATCCTGGCCCAAGGCAATGCCGATGCCCCCTTGCCCATGGCCAGCACCACCAAGCTTTTGACGGGCCTCCTGCTGGCGGAGGCGACGGAGCCCGACGATCTTCTCTGGGTGCCCTTTGAAGCCCGGGGCATCGAAGGCAGCAAGCTGTTCATGGAGCCGGGGGAGCGCTACACCGCCCGGGAACTCCTCATCGCCCTCATGGTGGCCTCGGCCAACGACGCCGCCGTGACGGTGGCCGTCAACCTGGACGGCGGCGTGGAAGCCTTTGCCCGGCGGATGAACGCCAAGGCGGCCGCCCTGGGCATGACCGGCAGCAACTTCGCCAACCCCCACGGCTTGGATGACGAAAACCACTATGCCTCGGCCCGGGACCTGGCCCGCCTGGCGGTGGCCGCCATGGCCAACCGGCAGGTGCGTGAGGCGGCGGGCCTGACCAACGCCGTCATCAGCGACCCCATCCGCCAGAGCACCCGGGAACTCAACTCCCACAACCTCTTCGTCGTCACCTACCCCCACGTGGTGGGAGCCAAGACGGGCTTCACCTCCCGGGCAGGCTTCTGCCTGGTGGCCGTGGCCGAGAAGGACGGCCGCCAGGTAGTGGGCGTCATCTTGGGCGGCTCCCGGGGTGATCGGGTGGCCCGGGACATGGCCGCCATGATGGACTGGGCCTTCGCCGCCTTTGAGCCGGTGACGGTGGTGCCCCAGGGTACTTTCTTTGAAGATCCCGGCGCCGGCGATGAAGGGTCCCGGGGCTGGGTGGCTGGGGCTCCCGTGACGGCCGCGGTGCCCCGGGGCAGCCATGGGGCGCCCTCCATCAGCACCAGGGTGGAGACCGGCGCCCGGGCAGGCCAGGCCCCGGCCGGCGGGGATGTCGATGCCGGCGGCGACGGGCCGGCAGCGTTGCTGGTGGTGGAAGGGGAAGGTGGACTCCAGGTGACGGTGCCCCTTAACCCGGCGGGCGGCTCCACGGCGGCCGATGCCACGGGGCTGCGCACCGGGGGCGGTCCGGCCGTCCTGGTCAACAATCCCCAGGCCCGCTGGTCCATGGGCATAGGCATCCTGCTGGCCGGCCTGTACTTGTTCCGCCGCAGGCGGCGGCGCCGGCGGCGCTACACGTGGACCGGCGGCCGCAGCCGGCGCGCCGGGGTGCCCTGA
- the spoIIIAD gene encoding stage III sporulation protein AD, protein MTILQIFAVALLGLLLSVLLRRERPEMAVLLSIGLGVVVLAALLRQIGSLLDLITGLVARAQLDLRYAGSLTRIIGIAYLTEFGAQVCRDAGEGNLAGKVELAGKISILVLAVPIVLAVLETLLRLLPA, encoded by the coding sequence GTGACCATCTTGCAGATTTTCGCCGTTGCCTTGCTGGGCCTGCTGCTGTCGGTCCTCCTGCGCCGGGAGCGGCCGGAGATGGCCGTCCTCCTGAGCATCGGCCTGGGCGTGGTGGTGCTGGCGGCCCTGCTGCGGCAGATCGGCTCCCTTTTAGACCTCATCACCGGCCTGGTGGCCAGAGCCCAGCTGGATTTGCGCTATGCGGGCAGCCTGACCCGCATCATCGGCATCGCCTACTTGACGGAATTCGGCGCCCAGGTGTGTCGGGACGCCGGCGAGGGCAACCTGGCGGGCAAGGTGGAGCTAGCGGGCAAGATCTCCATTCTGGTTTTGGCTGTGCCCATCGTATTGGCGGTGCTGGAGACTCTCCTGCGCCTGCTGCCGGCATAA
- the spoIIIAA gene encoding stage III sporulation protein AA, translating to MAASPVDYVWRQEIAPHLAPPVRRVLDQAPAALLARAVELRLRAGGPLQLVLAAGDVFLDHRGRPCPPAEAYRISGQVLADCWQAACRGSVYAWEEETRQGFLTLPGGHRLGLAGRFAVENGRVLRLRHVGGIAVRLCRAVPGCADPVLPSLVDRKRGTVHHTLIYSPPGAGKTTLLRDLVRQISTGVPALGLPGRRVAVIDERSEVAACREGAAQHDLGPRTDVLDGVPKAEGILMALRALNPEVIAFDEIGHPAEAEGVLAALYAGVRVITTAHGSSRETLARRPALRELAPVGVFARFVRLAYRRGPGFVAAVEGGARG from the coding sequence GTGGCGGCTTCCCCGGTGGATTATGTCTGGCGGCAAGAAATCGCCCCGCACCTGGCGCCGCCGGTGCGCCGGGTGCTGGACCAGGCGCCGGCGGCCCTCTTGGCCCGGGCGGTGGAACTGCGCCTCCGGGCCGGCGGACCCCTCCAGCTGGTCCTGGCCGCCGGCGACGTGTTTCTCGACCACCGGGGCCGGCCCTGCCCGCCGGCGGAAGCCTATCGGATCAGCGGGCAGGTCCTGGCCGACTGCTGGCAGGCGGCCTGCCGGGGCTCCGTCTACGCCTGGGAAGAGGAGACCCGGCAGGGCTTCCTCACCTTGCCCGGCGGCCACCGCCTGGGGCTGGCCGGCCGCTTCGCCGTGGAGAACGGCCGGGTCCTGCGCCTGCGCCACGTGGGCGGCATAGCCGTGCGCCTGTGCCGGGCCGTCCCCGGGTGCGCCGATCCGGTGCTGCCCTCTCTGGTGGACCGGAAACGGGGCACCGTCCACCACACCTTGATCTACTCCCCGCCGGGCGCCGGCAAGACCACATTGCTGCGGGACCTGGTGCGGCAGATTTCCACGGGCGTGCCCGCCCTGGGCCTGCCGGGCCGCCGGGTGGCCGTCATCGACGAGCGGTCCGAAGTGGCCGCCTGCCGGGAAGGGGCGGCCCAGCACGACCTGGGGCCCCGCACCGACGTCCTGGACGGCGTCCCCAAGGCCGAGGGCATCCTCATGGCCCTCAGGGCCTTGAATCCCGAAGTCATCGCCTTCGACGAAATCGGCCACCCCGCCGAGGCGGAAGGGGTGCTGGCCGCCTTGTACGCCGGGGTGCGGGTGATCACCACCGCCCACGGCAGCAGCCGGGAAACCCTGGCCCGGCGCCCGGCCCTTAGGGAACTGGCCCCCGTGGGGGTCTTTGCCCGATTTGTCCGCCTGGCTTATCGCCGGGGGCCGGGCTTCGTGGCCGCCGTGGAAGGGGGCGCCCGGGGATGA
- a CDS encoding TlpA disulfide reductase family protein, giving the protein MARGKSVVLYGVVGAALLALAVTAYMGTARQGAQEGELLPPMELLDLAGNVVTTGDLVGKPTVLRFSSLGCSHCAEDFQWLKGLAAQYPGLQVVAVQVEDDAATVNRALGGVAPGYFILLDPQGDAAEAFGLRAYPTWYFVDEAGLLAGSFLGEAHRQPGQMELFLNLLLDEMEEG; this is encoded by the coding sequence TTGGCCAGGGGTAAGAGTGTGGTCTTGTACGGCGTGGTGGGGGCGGCCCTCCTGGCCCTGGCCGTCACTGCCTACATGGGCACCGCCCGGCAGGGCGCCCAGGAGGGGGAACTGCTGCCCCCCATGGAATTGCTGGACCTGGCGGGAAATGTGGTGACTACGGGAGACCTGGTGGGCAAGCCCACGGTGCTGCGATTTTCTTCGTTGGGCTGCAGCCACTGCGCCGAGGACTTCCAATGGCTGAAGGGCTTGGCCGCCCAATACCCCGGCCTGCAGGTGGTGGCGGTGCAGGTGGAGGATGACGCGGCGACGGTCAACCGGGCCCTGGGCGGTGTAGCCCCCGGCTACTTCATCCTGCTGGATCCCCAGGGAGACGCCGCCGAGGCCTTCGGCCTGCGGGCCTATCCCACTTGGTACTTTGTCGATGAAGCCGGCCTGCTGGCGGGCAGCTTTTTGGGCGAAGCCCACCGGCAGCCCGGGCAAATGGAATTGTTCCTGAACCTCCTGCTGGATGAGATGGAGGAGGGCTGA
- a CDS encoding cytochrome c-type biogenesis protein CcmH — MRPAGIFLVLAVAMVLLFAVTAPVLAADGEQPLSGWELENRVRRVAEQVRCLVCTGQSVWDSNSAWAFERREEIRAGLMAGLTEDEILKAFEDRWGTGVLMRPPMTGAFWAVWLLPGAALVVAGAALAARFRRRNPDAPAGVLPGEATHRPDSEPTPTAGGVRPTDAELAEVDRRLREFWEA; from the coding sequence ATGAGACCTGCAGGCATATTCCTGGTCCTGGCGGTTGCTATGGTGCTGCTTTTTGCCGTGACGGCGCCTGTCCTGGCCGCCGATGGGGAGCAGCCCTTGTCGGGCTGGGAGCTGGAGAACCGGGTGCGCCGGGTGGCGGAGCAGGTGCGCTGCCTGGTCTGCACCGGCCAGTCGGTGTGGGACTCCAATTCCGCCTGGGCCTTCGAACGCCGGGAAGAGATCCGGGCGGGGCTCATGGCGGGCCTTACCGAGGATGAAATTTTGAAAGCTTTCGAAGATCGCTGGGGCACCGGCGTGTTGATGCGCCCCCCCATGACGGGGGCCTTCTGGGCCGTGTGGCTCCTCCCCGGCGCCGCCCTGGTGGTGGCGGGCGCCGCCCTGGCGGCCCGGTTCCGCCGGCGGAACCCCGACGCCCCCGCCGGCGTCCTTCCCGGCGAGGCGACCCACCGGCCCGACAGCGAACCGACTCCAACTGCCGGCGGCGTCCGGCCGACGGATGCCGAACTGGCGGAAGTGGACCGGCGCCTGCGGGAATTCTGGGAGGCATGA
- the spoIIIAC gene encoding stage III sporulation protein AC gives MNINLIFQIGGIGLLVAILHTVLKQAGKQEQAELVTLAGVVVVLWMVIQAISQLFQLVRATFQLY, from the coding sequence ATGAACATCAACCTCATTTTTCAAATCGGCGGCATCGGCCTGCTGGTGGCCATCCTCCACACCGTCTTGAAGCAGGCGGGCAAGCAGGAGCAGGCGGAACTGGTCACCCTGGCCGGGGTAGTGGTGGTGCTGTGGATGGTGATCCAGGCCATCAGCCAGCTGTTCCAACTGGTGCGGGCCACCTTTCAACTTTATTGA
- a CDS encoding stage III sporulation protein AB: protein MMSPSAAGALLVLAGCAALGNQAALWYGRRPRDLAHCQACLQVLLTEIDYGLTPLDEALQRAAAAAPGPAAAVFRMAGEDLARTPGRPPRQAWSQAWRRAAPELALSAADLEILLALGPSLGASDRHHQQRHILLCSRRLAAAETDARAAAQRYLRLYRYLGVIAGGLLAVLLA from the coding sequence ATGATGAGCCCTTCGGCGGCCGGGGCCCTGCTGGTGCTGGCCGGCTGCGCCGCCCTGGGCAACCAGGCGGCCCTCTGGTACGGGCGGCGCCCCCGGGACCTGGCCCACTGCCAGGCCTGCCTCCAGGTGCTGCTGACGGAAATCGACTACGGGCTCACACCCTTGGACGAGGCGTTGCAGCGGGCCGCGGCGGCCGCCCCGGGGCCGGCGGCCGCCGTCTTCCGCATGGCCGGGGAGGATCTGGCCCGCACCCCCGGCCGCCCGCCCCGCCAGGCCTGGTCCCAAGCCTGGCGCCGGGCGGCGCCGGAACTGGCCCTGTCGGCCGCCGACCTGGAAATTTTGCTGGCCTTAGGACCCAGCCTGGGGGCTTCCGACCGGCACCACCAGCAGCGGCACATCCTGCTGTGCAGCCGGCGGCTGGCCGCGGCGGAAACCGACGCCCGGGCCGCCGCCCAGCGCTACCTGCGCCTGTACCGGTACCTGGGGGTCATCGCCGGTGGGCTGCTGGCGGTGCTGCTGGCCTAG